One region of Kytococcus sedentarius DSM 20547 genomic DNA includes:
- a CDS encoding diacylglycerol kinase family protein, with protein sequence MNRSPVQPPVVAVIVNPVHRLAMPALVAALRAVESLGWDAPLVLRTSVESPGGEQAREALAAGADRVLVIGGDGTVRLVAEVLAGTECVMGIVPTGTANLAARNLGLTELVNKTLEHVVTSALTTAGDRIDLGRATWRTAAGLGQGTFLVTAGLGHDGAIISGVAAADKERHGWRAYVRPALGRAADAGWPLEVDGRELRPWSLLVTNSGSIPLGVGVSGARMDDGTLHVVTVDPDPLLEWGTIALAGLLPGAQRLPGIERRDTPATTIVPDSPTPAHLDGDPLGEVWELSASVDPGALLVVRPRPAGNAAPTLDETVLATAGPHGIVQIVNALRQGGITRGEREEVTCALTALEGEELQQVKYLLNAGGDGHDLEHFVYDVLDGRQRRRVLDHIAEQAVPHDELRVLCDIDDTFKSNLHDRRYDRGTVYPGIVEFLRALDASDAAGDDHLPGDLTFVTARPGGVRDLIERYTRRGFTDDDLPAHTIMTGTVRGLVDRRLMAGSKVTNIRRDAALFPECRQVFIGDSGQADADVALTARRRWPEHLVASFIHCVTDVDEATRARWRAEGVHAVDDYAQAARIAGELGLIDAERVARVERAVEQGVPSLPR encoded by the coding sequence GTGAACCGCTCCCCCGTGCAGCCCCCCGTCGTCGCCGTCATCGTCAACCCCGTGCACCGGCTGGCGATGCCGGCACTGGTGGCGGCCCTGCGCGCCGTGGAGTCCCTGGGCTGGGACGCGCCCCTGGTGCTCCGGACCAGCGTCGAGAGCCCGGGCGGTGAGCAGGCCCGAGAGGCGCTCGCGGCCGGGGCCGACCGGGTCCTGGTGATCGGCGGCGACGGCACCGTGCGGCTGGTCGCCGAGGTGCTGGCCGGCACCGAGTGCGTGATGGGGATCGTGCCCACCGGGACGGCGAACCTGGCCGCCCGCAACCTGGGGCTCACCGAGCTGGTCAACAAGACCCTCGAGCACGTGGTGACCTCGGCCCTGACCACCGCGGGTGACCGGATCGACCTCGGGCGGGCCACCTGGCGCACCGCCGCGGGGCTGGGGCAGGGCACCTTCCTGGTGACCGCCGGCCTGGGTCACGACGGCGCGATCATCAGCGGCGTGGCCGCCGCCGACAAGGAGCGTCACGGCTGGCGCGCCTACGTCCGCCCCGCGCTGGGCCGCGCGGCCGATGCGGGGTGGCCGCTGGAGGTGGACGGCAGGGAGCTTCGCCCCTGGAGCCTGCTGGTCACCAACTCGGGCTCGATCCCGTTGGGCGTCGGGGTCTCCGGGGCGCGGATGGACGACGGCACCCTGCACGTGGTGACCGTGGACCCCGATCCGTTGCTGGAGTGGGGCACCATCGCGCTGGCCGGGTTGCTGCCCGGCGCCCAGCGCCTCCCCGGCATCGAGCGGCGCGACACCCCGGCGACCACGATCGTGCCGGACTCCCCCACCCCGGCCCACCTCGACGGCGACCCCCTCGGCGAGGTCTGGGAGCTCAGCGCGTCGGTGGACCCCGGCGCACTGCTGGTGGTCCGGCCCCGGCCGGCCGGGAACGCCGCCCCCACCCTTGACGAGACCGTCCTGGCGACCGCCGGCCCTCACGGCATCGTGCAGATCGTCAACGCCCTGCGCCAGGGAGGCATCACCCGCGGCGAGCGCGAGGAGGTGACCTGCGCGCTGACCGCCCTGGAGGGCGAGGAGCTGCAGCAGGTCAAGTACCTGCTCAACGCCGGCGGCGACGGGCACGACCTGGAGCACTTCGTCTACGACGTCCTCGACGGCCGCCAGCGCCGTCGAGTGCTCGACCACATCGCCGAGCAGGCCGTGCCGCACGACGAGCTGCGGGTGCTGTGCGACATCGACGACACGTTCAAGAGCAACCTGCACGACCGCCGGTACGACCGCGGCACCGTGTACCCGGGGATCGTGGAGTTCCTGCGGGCCCTGGACGCCTCGGACGCGGCCGGTGACGACCACCTGCCCGGGGACCTCACCTTCGTCACCGCCCGGCCCGGCGGGGTGCGCGACCTCATCGAGCGCTACACGCGGCGCGGGTTCACCGACGACGACCTGCCCGCGCACACGATCATGACCGGCACCGTCCGGGGCCTGGTCGACCGCCGGCTGATGGCCGGCAGCAAGGTGACCAACATCCGTCGCGACGCGGCGCTGTTCCCCGAGTGCCGGCAGGTGTTCATCGGTGACTCCGGGCAGGCGGACGCGGACGTGGCCCTGACGGCTCGGCGCCGGTGGCCCGAGCACCTGGTGGCCTCGTTCATCCACTGCGTGACGGACGTGGACGAGGCGACCCGGGCCCGGTGGCGCGCAGAGGGCGTACACGCGGTGGACGACTACGCCCAGGCGGCCCGCATCGCCGGCGAGCTCGGCCTCATCGACGCCGAGCGGGTGGCCCGGGTGGAGCGGGCCGTCGAGCAGGGCGTGCCGAGCCTGCCCCGGTGA
- a CDS encoding GNAT family N-acetyltransferase: MLPSLPPSTATDLAIDQLAGTQVTDAGDHLVVRSPGRPGYHWGNFLQVTGGDVDDAHRWVRRFEAAFPGARHLAVGLPREPEPAAWETLGLTGDVVESLTAERAPRSTDLPAGYHVAPLADEADWGQRVAAERAENEATGEFPPAEYAEFLRGQCAARRRLVDAGHGHWVGAWTAQGELAASMGIVVLDARGATRRLARYQSVLTHPDHRRRGLARHLLAVAAQWAADRGAAQWVIVADDGSDAGRLYRAAGFTPGPREYGYHAASWR, encoded by the coding sequence ATGCTTCCGAGCCTGCCGCCCTCGACGGCCACCGACCTCGCGATCGACCAGCTGGCCGGCACGCAGGTGACCGATGCCGGTGACCACCTGGTGGTCCGCTCCCCCGGACGCCCCGGCTACCACTGGGGCAACTTCCTGCAGGTCACCGGCGGCGACGTGGACGACGCGCACCGGTGGGTGCGGCGCTTCGAGGCCGCCTTCCCCGGGGCGCGGCACCTGGCCGTCGGGCTCCCGCGGGAGCCAGAACCCGCTGCGTGGGAGACGCTCGGCCTGACCGGCGACGTGGTGGAGTCCCTCACCGCGGAGCGGGCGCCACGATCGACCGACCTGCCGGCGGGCTACCACGTGGCCCCGCTGGCCGACGAGGCCGACTGGGGGCAGCGGGTCGCCGCCGAGCGGGCGGAGAACGAGGCCACCGGTGAGTTCCCCCCTGCCGAGTACGCGGAGTTCCTCCGGGGGCAGTGCGCAGCCCGCCGCCGCCTGGTGGATGCGGGGCACGGGCACTGGGTGGGGGCCTGGACCGCGCAGGGCGAGCTCGCGGCATCGATGGGGATCGTGGTGCTGGACGCCCGGGGGGCGACGCGGCGGCTGGCGCGGTACCAGTCGGTCCTCACCCACCCGGACCACCGGCGGCGTGGCCTGGCCCGGCACCTGCTCGCGGTCGCCGCGCAGTGGGCCGCCGACCGGGGCGCCGCCCAGTGGGTGATCGTGGCCGACGACGGCTCGGATGCGGGGCGCCTCTACCGTGCCGCCGGGTTCACCCCCGGCCCCCGGGAGTACGGCTACCACGCTGCCAGCTGGCGCTGA
- a CDS encoding phytoene desaturase family protein — MTQRHPLTHRRTAGTPLPGRAVAGGAGHTAAVVGSGPNGLAAAVALARAGLEVTVHEAASSPGGALRSAPALGPGTVVDLGAGVHPFGVASPFFSALGLERHGLQWVHPDLPLAHPLEQGPAALLHRDLARTAEDLGVDGAAWRRLVGPAVADFDRIVPAALGPLLRVPRHPVALARFGLRGLAPSTVLARALFRQPATRALFAGLAAHSVMPLHHPLTSVFGVLFGAAGHAVGWPVARGGSQAIADALVAELTAHGGRVVTSSPVTDLRQLADAHGRAPAVTMLDTTPAAAVALAGDRLAPAVRSGLSAWRHGPGLYKVDYLLDGPVPWADPRVNGAGTVHVGGTLEELATAEGLTHRGQDPERPFVLVSQQSLFDAGRAPGGQTVLYAYAHLAPGTRQAAGPLVDAQIERFAPGFRDRIVRRVNSSPADLQARNANLVGGDVVGGSMAGTQLVLRPRPTLSPYDLGPGLYLCSASAPPGGGVHGMAGAHAAAAALRDLGLRPEPLAPPR; from the coding sequence ATGACCCAGCGCCACCCCCTCACGCACCGCCGCACCGCCGGAACCCCCCTCCCCGGTCGCGCGGTGGCAGGGGGCGCTGGGCACACCGCGGCGGTGGTCGGCTCCGGGCCCAACGGGCTCGCGGCCGCCGTCGCGCTGGCCCGGGCCGGCCTGGAGGTGACCGTCCACGAGGCCGCGAGCTCCCCCGGCGGCGCGCTGCGGTCGGCCCCCGCGCTGGGGCCCGGCACCGTGGTGGACCTCGGCGCAGGGGTGCACCCCTTCGGGGTCGCGAGCCCGTTCTTCTCCGCCCTCGGTCTGGAGCGCCACGGGCTTCAGTGGGTGCATCCCGATCTCCCCCTGGCCCACCCGCTGGAGCAGGGCCCCGCTGCGCTCCTGCACCGCGACCTGGCCCGCACCGCCGAGGACCTCGGGGTGGACGGGGCTGCCTGGCGCCGTCTCGTGGGCCCCGCCGTCGCGGACTTCGACCGCATCGTCCCGGCCGCCCTCGGTCCGCTGCTGCGCGTCCCGCGGCACCCCGTGGCCCTGGCCCGCTTCGGTCTGCGCGGGCTCGCCCCGTCCACCGTCCTGGCCCGGGCGCTCTTCCGGCAGCCGGCCACCCGTGCCCTGTTTGCTGGGCTGGCCGCACACTCGGTGATGCCCCTGCACCACCCGCTCACCAGCGTGTTCGGCGTGCTCTTCGGGGCCGCGGGCCACGCCGTGGGGTGGCCGGTGGCCCGCGGCGGCTCGCAGGCGATCGCCGACGCGCTGGTCGCGGAGCTGACGGCCCACGGCGGGCGTGTCGTCACCTCATCGCCCGTGACCGACCTGCGCCAGCTCGCCGACGCCCACGGCCGGGCCCCCGCGGTGACGATGCTGGACACCACGCCCGCCGCCGCCGTCGCCCTGGCCGGGGACCGCCTGGCGCCGGCCGTCCGCAGCGGCCTGAGCGCCTGGCGCCACGGTCCCGGGCTGTACAAGGTGGACTACCTCCTCGACGGCCCGGTGCCGTGGGCCGACCCGCGGGTGAACGGCGCGGGCACCGTGCACGTGGGCGGCACCCTGGAGGAGCTCGCCACCGCCGAGGGCCTGACCCACCGCGGGCAGGACCCCGAGCGCCCCTTCGTCCTGGTGTCCCAGCAGAGCCTGTTCGATGCCGGGCGCGCACCCGGCGGGCAGACGGTGCTGTACGCCTACGCGCACCTCGCGCCGGGCACCCGCCAGGCGGCCGGGCCGCTGGTGGACGCCCAGATCGAGCGCTTCGCGCCGGGCTTCCGCGACCGCATCGTGCGTCGCGTGAACAGCTCCCCGGCCGACCTGCAGGCCCGCAACGCCAACCTGGTGGGGGGTGACGTCGTGGGCGGCTCCATGGCCGGCACCCAGCTGGTGCTGCGACCGCGGCCCACCCTCTCTCCCTACGACCTGGGGCCGGGGCTGTACCTGTGCTCGGCCTCCGCGCCACCCGGTGGGGGTGTTCATGGCATGGCCGGTGCCCACGCCGCGGCCGCCGCGTTGCGCGACCTCGGTCTGCGGCCCGAACCGCTGGCTCCGCCCCGCTGA
- a CDS encoding TetR/AcrR family transcriptional regulator: MAQKSEQTRQVVLDTALRLFRQEGYAATTMRRIATEAGLSPSNAYYYFSGKDELVQELYRQLQAEHRLAAAPGIEPGARLEVNLAHVLHHGLDTNAPYHAFGSTLLASALAPGSPVNPFGPDQAEAREAATGLMAEVVRASSGVPGGALGERLPHLLWLAYMGVTLFWVLDTSEEQRRTRVLVDGAAPLISRVLRLSRLPVGRGLTEDALGLMDRLTTVAEQADGRA; the protein is encoded by the coding sequence ATGGCCCAGAAGTCAGAACAGACCCGGCAGGTGGTGCTCGACACCGCACTGCGCCTCTTCCGGCAGGAGGGTTACGCGGCCACCACCATGCGCCGCATCGCCACCGAGGCCGGGCTCTCGCCCTCGAACGCGTACTACTACTTCTCCGGCAAGGACGAGCTCGTGCAGGAGCTCTACCGGCAGCTGCAGGCCGAGCACCGGTTGGCGGCCGCGCCTGGCATCGAGCCCGGGGCCCGCCTGGAGGTGAATCTCGCCCACGTGCTGCACCACGGCCTGGACACCAACGCCCCGTACCACGCGTTCGGCTCCACCCTGCTGGCCAGCGCGTTGGCGCCCGGGTCCCCCGTGAACCCCTTCGGCCCCGACCAGGCCGAGGCCCGCGAGGCCGCGACCGGGTTGATGGCCGAGGTCGTGCGGGCCTCCTCGGGCGTGCCCGGCGGCGCCCTCGGCGAGCGCCTGCCGCACCTGCTCTGGCTGGCATACATGGGGGTGACCCTCTTCTGGGTGCTGGACACCTCCGAGGAGCAACGGCGCACGCGCGTCCTGGTCGACGGGGCGGCGCCGCTGATCTCCCGGGTGCTGCGCCTCTCCCGGCTGCCCGTGGGACGCGGGCTCACCGAGGACGCCCTGGGGTTGATGGACCGGCTCACCACCGTGGCCGAGCAGGCGGACGGCCGGGCATGA
- a CDS encoding TIGR01777 family oxidoreductase gives MSTLRTVVLAGASGFMGQHLRARLVADGVHVRTIGRSVDADARWGQGLSGVLEDADALVNLAGRSVSCRYTKATIDEIFTSRTQTTRALGEALAACDAPPAVWVNASTGTIYRDARDRPQDEATGELGTGFSVEVARAWERELFTPRLPAVRRVALRTSIVLGNGGALNAIVNLARLGAGGHQGDGGQVFSWVHLEDVYRAVRHVLADEGTSGPVNLATPHPVTNAELMRTVRAHFGGLGERVGLPTPAWALGLGGRVIRTEPELVLKSRWVHPGVLLDSGFTWAFPTLDEALADIAATTPRGLLPVQLG, from the coding sequence ATGAGCACCCTGCGCACGGTCGTGCTCGCCGGGGCCTCCGGCTTCATGGGGCAGCACCTGCGGGCCCGCCTCGTGGCCGATGGGGTGCACGTGCGCACCATCGGCCGCTCCGTGGACGCCGACGCGCGCTGGGGGCAGGGGCTCAGCGGCGTGCTCGAGGACGCCGATGCGCTGGTGAACCTCGCCGGCCGGTCGGTCAGCTGCCGCTACACGAAGGCCACCATCGACGAGATCTTCACCAGCCGCACGCAGACCACCCGGGCGCTGGGGGAGGCGCTCGCCGCGTGCGACGCGCCACCGGCGGTGTGGGTGAACGCCTCCACAGGCACCATCTACCGCGACGCCCGCGACCGCCCGCAGGACGAGGCCACCGGGGAGCTCGGGACCGGGTTCTCGGTGGAGGTCGCGCGGGCCTGGGAACGCGAGTTGTTCACGCCCCGGCTGCCCGCGGTGCGTCGGGTGGCGCTGCGCACCTCCATCGTGCTCGGGAACGGCGGGGCGCTGAACGCGATCGTGAACCTCGCACGGCTCGGCGCCGGCGGCCACCAGGGGGACGGCGGCCAGGTCTTCAGCTGGGTCCACCTGGAGGACGTGTACCGCGCAGTGCGGCACGTGCTGGCCGACGAAGGCACCAGCGGCCCGGTGAACCTGGCGACCCCGCACCCGGTGACCAACGCCGAGCTGATGCGCACCGTCCGCGCGCACTTCGGCGGTCTGGGGGAGCGCGTCGGCCTGCCGACCCCGGCGTGGGCGCTGGGGCTGGGCGGTCGGGTGATCCGCACCGAGCCGGAGCTCGTGCTCAAGAGCCGCTGGGTCCACCCCGGGGTGCTGCTGGACTCCGGGTTCACCTGGGCGTTCCCCACCCTGGACGAGGCGCTCGCGGACATCGCCGCCACCACCCCGCGTGGCCTGCTCCCGGTGCAGCTCGGCTGA
- a CDS encoding homoserine kinase type II (protein kinase fold), translated as MSPDRPLHPGLDAAQDARLRAWLPDGELVADHSWSALAQRTVLRVRSGGQDVVVKAGFPGDHHMDREVTAHERWLAPLVERGRAPRLVHADRELRLVVTAWLPGVLVEGHPAQDDPETYRQAGELLAVLHGQHRQVDDAFEARQNARALEWLARPHRIEPGLARRLVARVEGWPAPPVTVVPVHDDAQPRNWLVHDRQVSFIDFGKVELKPAAVDLGRLGEQDFRRDGALERAFLDGYGHDPRVDDAPDADWWWRVRVRGAIAQAVWAHQVGDVAFEDAGLEILKDLMG; from the coding sequence ATGTCGCCTGACCGGCCCCTGCACCCGGGGCTGGACGCCGCGCAGGACGCCCGTCTGAGGGCCTGGCTGCCCGATGGCGAGCTCGTCGCCGACCACTCGTGGTCCGCCTTGGCGCAACGCACCGTGCTGCGCGTGCGCAGCGGTGGCCAGGACGTGGTGGTGAAGGCCGGCTTCCCCGGTGACCACCACATGGACCGGGAGGTCACCGCCCACGAGCGGTGGCTGGCGCCCCTGGTGGAGCGGGGTCGGGCGCCGCGGCTGGTGCACGCCGACCGGGAGCTGCGGCTGGTGGTCACCGCGTGGCTGCCGGGCGTGCTCGTCGAGGGCCACCCCGCGCAGGACGACCCGGAGACCTACCGCCAGGCCGGGGAGCTCCTGGCCGTGCTGCACGGGCAGCACCGGCAGGTGGACGACGCGTTCGAGGCCCGGCAGAACGCCCGGGCGCTCGAGTGGCTGGCGCGGCCGCACCGCATCGAGCCCGGCCTCGCGCGCCGCCTGGTGGCACGGGTGGAGGGCTGGCCCGCTCCCCCGGTGACGGTCGTGCCCGTCCACGACGACGCCCAGCCGCGCAACTGGCTGGTGCACGACCGGCAGGTGTCCTTCATCGACTTCGGCAAGGTCGAGCTCAAGCCCGCCGCCGTCGACCTCGGGCGGCTCGGGGAGCAGGACTTCCGCCGCGACGGCGCCCTGGAGCGGGCCTTCCTGGACGGCTACGGCCATGACCCCCGCGTCGACGACGCCCCGGACGCCGACTGGTGGTGGCGGGTGCGCGTGCGGGGCGCCATCGCGCAGGCCGTCTGGGCCCACCAGGTGGGCGACGTGGCCTTCGAGGACGCGGGCCTGGAGATCCTGAAGGACCTGATGGGGTGA
- a CDS encoding GTP pyrophosphokinase translates to MANDVPMTSIDLVMALAGDDVEERDPDEVARAIGARLSEFRLRYKFALDEVLTKIDILAEEAEARGTRGPIEHVKHRVKSFDSILHKMNRLGCGPDLDVVATEIRDIAGVRVTCPYIEDTFRLAEMLMGQPDLTVLETKDYISHPKPNGYRSLHLIVTVPVFLAEETLEVPVEIQIRTIAMDFWASVEHQIRYKYHDEVPDDVGETLRESAVTAWELDRQMSGLRQTVRARESGAAVAVSPPGAQRAGADPAPDVA, encoded by the coding sequence ATGGCCAACGACGTGCCCATGACCTCGATCGACCTCGTGATGGCGCTCGCCGGGGACGACGTGGAGGAACGCGACCCCGACGAGGTGGCCCGCGCCATCGGCGCCCGGCTCTCGGAGTTCCGGCTGCGCTACAAGTTCGCGCTGGACGAGGTGCTCACCAAGATCGACATCCTCGCCGAGGAGGCCGAGGCGCGGGGGACGCGCGGCCCCATCGAGCACGTGAAGCACCGGGTGAAGTCCTTCGACTCGATCCTGCACAAGATGAACCGGCTGGGCTGCGGCCCGGACCTCGACGTGGTGGCCACCGAGATCCGCGACATCGCCGGGGTGCGCGTGACCTGCCCGTACATCGAGGACACCTTCCGGCTGGCCGAGATGCTGATGGGCCAGCCCGACCTGACGGTCTTGGAGACCAAGGACTACATCTCCCACCCCAAGCCCAACGGCTACCGCTCGCTGCACCTGATCGTCACCGTGCCGGTATTCCTGGCCGAGGAGACCCTGGAGGTGCCGGTGGAGATCCAGATCCGCACCATCGCCATGGACTTCTGGGCGAGCGTGGAGCACCAGATCCGGTACAAGTACCACGACGAGGTGCCCGATGACGTGGGCGAGACCCTCCGGGAGTCCGCCGTCACCGCGTGGGAGCTCGACCGGCAGATGTCCGGCCTGCGGCAGACCGTGCGCGCCCGCGAGAGCGGTGCGGCCGTGGCCGTCTCGCCACCGGGTGCCCAGCGCGCCGGGGCGGACCCGGCGCCCGATGTCGCCTGA